The sequence ATTCATCGAAGCGATGTAGTAGGGCAATAACATCACCTCGTTGCAGTGTAATTCATCGGCATATTTTTGGCGCAATTTGCTGCGGGGAATTTCGTGCATCACCCGCAGCAAAAAGTTGCCAGTGCCAACAAATGGGTCGAGCACATGCACGCCCGCGTTGCCGAGCGAGGTGTTAAATTCGCGCCGCAACAACTCCTCGACCGAGCGCACCATAAAATCGACAATCGGCTGGGGGGTGTAAACAATCCCGTGGGTATCAGCAACCTTAATCGAAAAACCTTGGAAGAAATTTTCGTAGACCGTGTTCAAGAAATCCTGTTTATGGCTGAAATTCTCGATTGTGGCGGCGGTCGATTCGATTGCCCCATAAAAACGGTCGAGTTCACGCAGAAAATCATTGCGATTGAACGAACGCGAGGTTAATGCCTGAATCACGGTTTCAATTTCGCGGGCAATCACATTGCGATTGACAAAATCGGGATTATTAAACACCTTGCGAAAAATCCGCTCGGTCAACAAGTGCTGAATCAACATCTCCTCAACCGCTGAAACCGAAATATTGGGGTTGATCGCCTCGCGCACCAAGGCCATAAAACGCTCAAGCGCCGTGATAAAACGCTGATTCTTCTCGCTGATTTCGCGCTCGATCAAACGCAGCACACCTTGAGCGAGTTCGGGCACGCGCTCCCGAAACTCGACGACCGCGTGATCCCATTGCAAATACTGGGGTGGCTGATAATTGAAAAACAGCAACAGCGCATCGATCAAGGCATCGGGCTGGCTAATATCGACATCGAGCACTTGGCGCTGATTTTGCCAAAGAATAATCCGTTGGGGAGCCTGAAACAAAATATTTTCAGCGGGATAGCCAGCGGCGAACTTTTTACGCACCTCAGTTGCCAAATCATCGCCGCTATCTTTGGCTTCCCAGACCCCGCGAATCAAGGTAAAACTATCGAGCAAGGCACCATCGGCGCGAATCGAGCTTTTTTTCAAACGGATCGAATACTGTTCGACCAATGTCCAGCCCATCTGGCTAGCGCAAGCGCGGAGCAAAGCCGCAAACGCGGGAGCAACTGCGCCCTCGTGTTGGGCACGGGCCTCGGCCAAACTGCGCAAACTGGCGTAATACTCGCGCACCGCCTTATGATTTGGCTTGATCGACAGCATTGATTCAACCCTCATACACACAGAAGTAGCACTATTGTACGCGAGAGCTGGGCAAAGAGCAACGGAGAGAGAGCATAGAGCATAGAGCATAGAGCATTTTTTTAACCACGAAGAGACACGAATCGCCCGAATGTTGGTTGGATGGTGCGCAGGGATTGGGTGGCAATGCAGGCAGTTGATCGGCCCAACTTCCTTATCTCCCTTCGCGTCCTTCGCGTGCTTCGCGGTTTCGGTCTTCGTGCCCTTCGTGTCCTTCGTGGATCATAGCTGCTCGTAAGATTTTTGGGGCTGCTGCGTTTCCTTGTATATAAACTATCGCTTGAACGCATGAAGGAGCGCCTATGGATCTGATAACGCGGGTTCGTGATGTGTTTACAGCACCGCATCCGCTGGTAGACCCGGCCAGCTTTGCCCAATTCTATCAACAAACCCATGCTGTGGTTTTTCGCTATGTGTATATGCTGCATGGCCAGCCCAAGAGCGATGTTGAAGATTACACCGCCGAAGCGTTTGCGCGAGCTTGGAAGCAGCGCCAGCGATTTAGCGGCGACGATCAGGCCGCACTAGGCTGGATTATTACGATTGCGCGGCGGATTGTGATTGACCAACAACGGCGGGCCACGAGTGCGATGGGCCGACTGTGGGCGCAGCTTGATCGCTCACCGCCGCCGACTCCCGAGCAACAAGCTATTCAGCGTGAACGCCAACATTTGGCACTTGAATTATTAGCGCATGTCTCGCTGACCCAGCGTGATCATCTGATTATGCGCTACTTTTTGGGCTGGCGTGTTCAAACGATAGCCCAACACCTTGGTTGCTCCGAAAACGCCGTATCAGTGAGCATCCACCGCGCCTTGCGGATTCTGCAAACCCAGTATGCAACTTTAGCCGAGGAGCTTTTCCATGACGCATAACCGATCGAACGAACACCTGCCCGTTGATGACGAACCAACCAGCCAAGCAATCGCCAAACTATTACGTGACTTTGGTGAGCATCCGAGTCAAGCATTTCATGCCCGCCAGGCCAATGCCCCGTGGCTAGAGGCGAAAGCACCGAAGCGGCGAGCCAACTGGTATTGGCGTGGCATGCTGATGGCAGGGGTTATGCTGCTACTTTGGTTTAGCTTACCAAGTGGCTTTGTCGCAGCATTGAGTGAGTTTTTTGGCCTGTATCGTGCCCCCTCGGATACGATCGAGTCGCCGCAAAATCCCCCGCTTATGCCTTCTGTGGCGGTGACATTCGAAGAAGCCTCGGCGCTAGTTGGTTTTGATATTCGCACGCCGACGCAGCTACCAGCGACTGTCCAGCAATCAACAATTCGGGTGACGGGTGCGCAACCAACCATGTTTGTGCATATTGATTATCAAGATTCCGCAGGCAATAATCATTTCTCGTTGAATGCCAAACGTGGGCCACTCTACATCCAAATTGGGGCTAGCGCCAACGTTGAGATTGTGCAAGTCGGGAGTGTGAGTGGCGAATATGTGAAGGGCGGCTTTATCGTCAAAGGCACTGTCTCGGAATGGGATTCGTCGTTCGATGCCCAAACCCTGCGCTGGCAAATTGGCGATATCTCGTATATGCTCTCGTCATCACAGCTTAGCAAGCAAGAGTTGATTGATCTCGCAGCCGGAATGGAATAAATCACCTGATTGCTGCTCAGCATCGCCGCTTGGTTGTGCTGAGCAGCATTTGCATGGTCAGCCTCAATTGCAGTATGATCAAACGGGCAATGATCGGCCCCAATGCAATTTTAGGAGGCTTTATGAACTTAGCAGCAACCTGCGAATGTGGCACCGAGTACGATTTGAATTACGTTGAACACGATGGTGGTACGGGCTTTAGCTACGATGCCTGCCCCGATTGTGGCGTTCAACTTGATCGTGAGACCGTCGCTGAGGCAATCAACGCTGACTAACCAGCGGGCTATGCGGTAGGTCATTTAACCACGAAGAACGCGAAGAAGCGCAAAGATCAATAGCTTCGTGCTCTTCGTGGTTTTAATACGTTGGGTTGCTTTGTGGGGCAAGCTTTCGACCTAATTTGATAAATCGACGATTGTACTAGAGGTCTGTTGTTTGCTACAAGCATCATCGAGAAAATAGGTTAGATCAAGCTTGACCGTTTGGGTTGGAGAGACCGTGCGATAGGCTGGTCGCATTTCGATAGTGCCTGTTTGATCGAGCAAATATTTACGTTCGCCAATATGCTGGTAGAGCGGTAAACCAATCGTCAATGGATGTTCGTGATCGATCTTATCGCAGACAACAACATCGCACATTCCAGCAACAAACTTGAATTTATCATCAAGATAATGCGGCTGCATAATAAAATCTTCAAGCGGTAGCCAGCCATTAGCCGTCTGCATCGACACGATCGGATCATTAAGACACGTTAGCTCATAGCCAGGCACAACGATCGCAATGTAATCGGGAAATATCGTTATATGCTCGCCTGTTTCGGTGACGATTGGCTGCGGCTGGCTATTGTTCGCGTTTACACTACATCCGACTGTTAGTATCAGTAGAAACATCCATCCAAATCGGCGCATAGCTCGCTCCTCAACTGCTGATTAGCTTTTGATGCTAACGTCGAGGACTATGGGTTTGTTCCAATAAGTTTGTGGTTGATCCAACGAGCCAAACGAGTTTAACGCAGCGGTGCGGGCGATAAAAGGATACGGGATAATTAATGTAATTCGCAATGCATAACTAAAAATGCTAAATTTGGAGGGCTGTAGGCTCTTTATAGTTTCAGCATTTCGTAGATCACTCTAGGAGAGGAGCGTTCCATGATTAATGATCAACCGATAATCAGCCAACCCGAAAACCTGCGGCTGTTGTATGCTTACCTCAAAGATTGTATAGACCAGCCAGCTGAACGAGCAATCATGGTGCATGAGCGCAATACTGCGTGGTTTGTAATAACGGCAGATCTGGCGGAAAAAGGTCAGATTGGATTAGCAATCCCCTTTGTTTATGCTATAACCGATGCAGAACTGGCGAAACACGCGATTCAGCGCCTAATCCGAGTTGCTACCAACCAGCAACATCTACCCTATGTGCAGCCACTGTTGAACTATGCAATTCAATTAAATGATCGTTCCGATCGCTATCAGGCTGAATTGTATTTGGCTAAGCTGACCATGGATGCTACTGATCCGCCAGCCACTCAGCTGACCGCTACTGTAAGCACTGATGATGCTTCAAAATGCTCCCCTTGAGGAACTCTATGAATATACTTTAGTTATATCGACGGGCGTGTTGCACCAATATGGGTGGGCGAATGAAGCATTGGCATTGCTTGAACATGCTGAGGTTAAGCTCCTTAAGTATATTGATGATCCAGATTGGGCTACATTGCTGATTGAGAAGTTAATCGTCCTTGGCTCAGCCTATGCCAAACAAGGCCAGCGTCAAAAATATCTTGATTGTCTCGCCAATGTAGTACGAGCATACCATCATATTTCTGACGAATGGATATCGCGCCAAGGCAATAATAGTTATTGGGTTTGCGAAGCTTTGCTTAAACATGATGCTTTTGATCAAGCAGTTGCTTTTGCAGCATCAATTAAGCCAATGTATCTTGATATGGTACTCAAAGAGCTGACCAATTATGCCGCTGATCATGGTTATGAAGCGCACGTCGTGGCTTTGATTCGCGGTATATGGCTAGAGAATCAAACCACTGAGTGTTTTTGGATAATCCTTGATGCGCTTCAACCCTTATTGGTCAGTTATCCTTGGCTAAATCAAGCCATGACCGAGGCTGATCAGTGGTGGTTTCAGCAAAACCTGCGCCAAAATTGATTGATCGAGTAAATTAAATAATAAGCAATGGGCTATCTGTTATGAGGATTTTCCCAAACCAATAGCCCATAGCCAATAGCCTATAGCCTAATCATTTTCGTGCTCTTCGTGGATCATTAATCACGATAGCTTCGTGCCCTTTGTGCTCTTCGTGGTTAATAAAATATCAACCCTGACCTCTGGCTCCTGACTGCTGACCCCTCGGAGTTTAGCGCACAATTAATTCGTGGATTGACCACCAACTACCGCCGCCAGTGCTGGTGAGCCATACTCGCAGATAACGGCTATTTTGAGCGGCGAAGTTGATGGTTACTGCTTGAGTTGTGCCGCTGGCAGTGGCTACGGTTGCCCAGCTATTGCCATCATTGGAAACCTGCACTTGGAAGTTGCGTGGATAATCGCCGTAGGATGTACCTGCATCAAGCGTGATTTGACTGAAACTTTGGCTATTGCCAAAATCGACGCGATACCACTGGCCGGCTGCTTGGGGCAAACCAGCGCTCCAACGGGTAGCATTATTGGTATCAATCGCGTTGTTCGTGCTGCCGCCGCTTTCGGTTGATGAAGCGCTGGTTGCCAACGCATTGCCATAAACTTCAACTTCCCACAGTGAGTAGCCCCATTCGGTGGCGCGAGTTGTGGCATAAACGCGCAGATAACGGCCAACGCCGGAAACTGCCAAATCATCGGTTGCGCCATCGCTGTTGCTTGTGCTAGAGATCGAATGCCAGGTATTGCCATCGTTGGAAACTTGCACTTGATAGGCGCGTCCAAAAGCTGCTTCCCACTTCAAAACAACTTGTTTGATCGCATACACTGCGCCTAAATCAACCCGTAGCCATTGCGGATCGCTCCATGTGCTCGACCAACGGGTGGCGCTGTTGCCATCGAAGGCGAGATTTGCGCCATAGCTGCTATTTTCGGTTGATGAAGCAGTTGCGGCTTTGTTGAGCGCTACATTGCCAGTTGGTGTGCTGGGCGTGCCCAAATGGTCGGCGATGGTTTTGAGCAAGGAATCGCTGCTGGTAACAGCCGTATCTTGGCTCAATTCCCAAATCATAATCCCGCCGCCGCCTTTGCTTTTCATCAAATCGATTTTGGAACGCATGGTTGGGCGGCCTGTGTAATATTGGGTTGCGCCGCCATACCAGCAGCTATCGCTATCGGCGGAGCAACCACCAGCGCGTAAGGTGTTGTAGCCATACCAGCCTGGGCGAGCATAAAACGGCACGCCCAAGATCAATTTGGCTTTATTGCTGGTTTTGGTGCTCCAATAATCGAGCGATTGTTGGGCCAAACTATAGGGCGAATGGCCAGCGCCGCCATCACCATCGTAGGCCATGAGCGTAATGTAATCCATAATGTCGATGGCATTGCTAGTTACGCCTGAGCCGCCAGCATTGGTTGCAGCGACTGCCGCAGTTAACAATTTGCCCGAGCCGATGCGATTGCGAATTGCTGACATCGTTTCAAAATAAAAATCGCCAGCCTCAGGATATTCCCAATCAATATCAACCCCGTCGAGATTGTATTGGTTGACAAAATTATTCAGATTATTGGCAAAATTTGTGCGATAGCTGGCGTTGGCGGCGATACTTTCGAAGGCACTATCATCGCCGTCGTTCCAACCACCAACTGAAATCAGCACTTTTTTGTTTTTGCTATGGGCAACCGCTACCAACTCTTGCAATTTGCTGGAGTTTTCGATTGGCTTGAGGCTGCCATCGTTGTTGGGCAACAGAAAAGCGTAGTTAATGTGGGTCAGTTTATCAATTTGAGCGCCGTTGACGCTGCCTTGCCACGATGGCAAATAGCCCACAATTTTATAGGCGATTTGGGCTTGGGCTGATTTGGGTTGATCAAATCCAGCGCCAAAACTCCCAGCCAGCATTATCAAAGCCAACAGCAAATAAACCTTCATGCTCAAGGCGCGTTGACGATTCATTATCAGCTACTCCTTTTAATTAATAGGTAGGGGGAGCGCCACCAATCGGCTCATTGGTGGCACTTGCGAGGAGGCTACTGCTATGGAGCAGTCGCAACGAAGGTGAAGGCTTCCCATGCGCCACCGATCGCATCGCGATTGGCAATCAACACAGGTGAGCCACTATTCAGATCAGTGGTGACATATTTATTGTTAGCGATTGCTTGTAGACCAAAAGTTCCGTTGCCAAGATCGACGCGACGGAATTTTTCCCAGCCCAAAACCCCGCGTGATTGAGCGATCAAGCGCCCACCGTTGTTCAAATCGGCGGCCACATATTTATTATTGGCCATTGACATAAACGAAACCGTACCATCGGGATTGGTGATCATGCGGAATTTTTCCCAGCCTTGAATGCTTGGGCGATTGGCAACCAAGGGATTGTTGCCATAGTTATCGGCGCTGACATAGCTATTGTTGGCCCCGGCTTGCAGCGCAACCCACGAACCTTCTGGCGCATAAGCTCGCACCGTATTTTGAAACTGGGTGTTTGGTTGGAAATAATTGGTGCTGAAGCGTGACCATTTATCGGCAATTGTGGCAGCACTATCATTTAATAGATCTGGTACGGCTTGAGTGTTATTTTGATAGAAGCCCCAGTTGCCGCCGCCATTGACCTTGTATGTCCAGTTAGTCCAGGAAACATTCAATGCATTCAAGCCAGACATGAACTTTTCATACAAATCGTAGTGAGTTGAGAACCAATATTCGCCAGCAAAGCCCGGCACATTCCAATCCTTAGTGAAGGTGGCGTATTTATCCAAGGCACTTTGAATGAAATTATTGGTTACATTCCAATCAGTGACCGTATCAAAGTTGTAGTGGTGTAATTGATACATCACATTCGTCCAGCCATAGGTTGCGGGCGATAAGGCTTGATACCAATCGTAGAAAGCTGCCATCACGATCATATGGTCGGGGTCTTTGGCGCGCACAGCATCATACAAACGATCAAAGAAATCGAATTTTTGGCGTACTTGTTGTTCGTTCTCAGCTTCGCCGTTGCTGAGCAATGGCTCGTTGAGCAAATCGTAGGCGGCTACGGTTGGGTTGCCACGATAGCGGGTCGCCAAGCGTTCCCAAATTTGCACCGTCCAATTTTGATAGGTGGGGTTGGTCCAGAGTTGGTTGGTGCCCGTTTGCCCACATGAATGCCATGGGCAGGCTGCGCCAGGAGCGCCGTGCAAATCGAGCATCACATATAAATTGCGTTTGCTGCTTTCGCTGATCAGCCAATCGAGCTTGCGGAACGATTCAGCATCCGATTTCATCGTGCCATTGGTGTTCATCAGCACCAGCCAATGGATTGGCACACGCACCATGTTCAAACCCATAGCTTTAATGGTATCGAGGTCGCTGGCTTGAATCCAAGTATCTTGGTAGCCGTTGATCAAACTATCGGTGGTGCTTGTGCCAAAGCGGTTGGTTAAGGCTTGGCGCAAATTAAATTCATCAGCAATTTGGGCGTTGAATTCGTGAATTGACCACCAACTACCGCTTGAACCAGTCTGGAGCACGCGAATCAGGCGGGTTACTTGGGTATTATTGAATTGGACGGTTACCACTTGGCTGGTGCCGCTACCACTGCCAACCGTGAGCCATGCATTATTAACAAAAGCTTGGACTTGATATTGGCGGGGATAATCACCAGTTGAGGAGCCTGCATCGATCGTCACGCGTTCGACGGCTTGGTTGCCGCCAAGATCGACTTGGAACCATTGACCATTGGCTTGGGGGGCGTTGCTGGTCCAACGGGTGGCGGGGTTGCCATCAATTGCGGCGGCGGCTCCACCAGCTGATCCGCTAGCAGTCCAGTTGGTGCGTGGCAAAGCGGGGTAGCCTAAGGGCGACATCCAGCCTTCTTGCAACAACCAGCCGCCGAGGTTGGTGCCTTTGAGCGTGACGACAGCGCCATTACCGGAATTATTGCGCACGGTCGCGCCGTTGGCCTTGAGAAAATCGCCAGCCCCAAATGCGGCTTGGGCCTTGGGCGCTGCTGAATGTTGAGCAAAAATACTACAAATAAGACCAAGAACAATAATCAGCCTACTCAGCTTGTTCATGCTGTTCCTCCTTGAACGATTGTCTGCCTGTCGTACAACACTGCTTGGACAAGTCGGGCGCTCAATTGCGGGAATAACTCGGTATCGTTTCCGGAAACGATACCGATGGCATGAATCTTAACACAATTTAATACTTTGTCAAGTTAATGCACTAAGTTTTATTAATGGATTTGGCTTAGCGAGAATTTGCTAGAAGGAGCAGGGTTCGAGGAGTGCGGTGATTGGATTGACAAACCACCGCACCACCGAAGCTGTAGTTACTCTTGTGGGCAAGGATAAGGCCAAACTTGCTTAAACTCCCAGCCAAAATCGCCATCTTGCCATGTATAGGTGTACAACCAAGCACACTCAAGCTCACCCATTTGCCAAGTGATGCTCAGCCCACTCACGCTAATTTCAAACTGCTGTTGATCAAGAATGCTTTGAATGGTTGCCACTTGCTGCTCAAGTTGGGCTTGATCGGCGTTGGTTGGTCGATCAAGCGTGATTGAATAGCTGATGTTTATGTTGCCATAATGACAGCCATTACCTTCACTATTCCCGCGTATTTTCACGCTTGCCTCGATTCCAGCCTGTTGCAGCGCTTGGCGAACCTGGTCTTCAGCATAGCGTGGAACTGCGGAGGTACCAAAATTGATCGAGCCACCACAAGTGAATAATGGGCTATTGGTCGGTCGTGGAATCGTTGATTCGACTACTTCTTGATGCTTACAAACTGAGCGGGCATAATCTGAGCCAAAATAGGGCGATAAGCGTGGATACCATACATGGCCTTGGGCATCTTCGGCGTAATCATAGCCCCATGAACAGCCACCTTTGATCCCACGCCAGGTAATCACCAGCATATGCGCCGGATAATCTAAACTTGGATCTTGGCGTGAATCAACAATAATCGCCTGAAGTTGCTGGGCAATCGCCTCATAGGTTT is a genomic window of Chloroflexota bacterium containing:
- a CDS encoding discoidin domain-containing protein produces the protein MNRQRALSMKVYLLLALIMLAGSFGAGFDQPKSAQAQIAYKIVGYLPSWQGSVNGAQIDKLTHINYAFLLPNNDGSLKPIENSSKLQELVAVAHSKNKKVLISVGGWNDGDDSAFESIAANASYRTNFANNLNNFVNQYNLDGVDIDWEYPEAGDFYFETMSAIRNRIGSGKLLTAAVAATNAGGSGVTSNAIDIMDYITLMAYDGDGGAGHSPYSLAQQSLDYWSTKTSNKAKLILGVPFYARPGWYGYNTLRAGGCSADSDSCWYGGATQYYTGRPTMRSKIDLMKSKGGGGIMIWELSQDTAVTSSDSLLKTIADHLGTPSTPTGNVALNKAATASSTENSSYGANLAFDGNSATRWSSTWSDPQWLRVDLGAVYAIKQVVLKWEAAFGRAYQVQVSNDGNTWHSISSTSNSDGATDDLAVSGVGRYLRVYATTRATEWGYSLWEVEVYGNALATSASSTESGGSTNNAIDTNNATRWSAGLPQAAGQWYRVDFGNSQSFSQITLDAGTSYGDYPRNFQVQVSNDGNSWATVATASGTTQAVTINFAAQNSRYLRVWLTSTGGGSWWSIHELIVR
- a CDS encoding sigma-70 family RNA polymerase sigma factor — encoded protein: MDLITRVRDVFTAPHPLVDPASFAQFYQQTHAVVFRYVYMLHGQPKSDVEDYTAEAFARAWKQRQRFSGDDQAALGWIITIARRIVIDQQRRATSAMGRLWAQLDRSPPPTPEQQAIQRERQHLALELLAHVSLTQRDHLIMRYFLGWRVQTIAQHLGCSENAVSVSIHRALRILQTQYATLAEELFHDA
- a CDS encoding cellulase family glycosylhydrolase, with the translated sequence MNKLSRLIIVLGLICSIFAQHSAAPKAQAAFGAGDFLKANGATVRNNSGNGAVVTLKGTNLGGWLLQEGWMSPLGYPALPRTNWTASGSAGGAAAAIDGNPATRWTSNAPQANGQWFQVDLGGNQAVERVTIDAGSSTGDYPRQYQVQAFVNNAWLTVGSGSGTSQVVTVQFNNTQVTRLIRVLQTGSSGSWWSIHEFNAQIADEFNLRQALTNRFGTSTTDSLINGYQDTWIQASDLDTIKAMGLNMVRVPIHWLVLMNTNGTMKSDAESFRKLDWLISESSKRNLYVMLDLHGAPGAACPWHSCGQTGTNQLWTNPTYQNWTVQIWERLATRYRGNPTVAAYDLLNEPLLSNGEAENEQQVRQKFDFFDRLYDAVRAKDPDHMIVMAAFYDWYQALSPATYGWTNVMYQLHHYNFDTVTDWNVTNNFIQSALDKYATFTKDWNVPGFAGEYWFSTHYDLYEKFMSGLNALNVSWTNWTYKVNGGGNWGFYQNNTQAVPDLLNDSAATIADKWSRFSTNYFQPNTQFQNTVRAYAPEGSWVALQAGANNSYVSADNYGNNPLVANRPSIQGWEKFRMITNPDGTVSFMSMANNKYVAADLNNGGRLIAQSRGVLGWEKFRRVDLGNGTFGLQAIANNKYVTTDLNSGSPVLIANRDAIGGAWEAFTFVATAP